The proteins below come from a single Eucalyptus grandis isolate ANBG69807.140 chromosome 3, ASM1654582v1, whole genome shotgun sequence genomic window:
- the LOC120291573 gene encoding toll/interleukin-1 receptor-like protein: MSPPDYLPDPLAREEVKDYSKVFLSFRGRDTRTGLADLLHRSLVKTGIRVYRDKNELCRGKVFGLKLLSAITRSRILILIISENYGSKAWCLCELAQMMECRRNKAGYTALPVFYGVKPCDVRHQAGRFGDGFQSGTWRFDD, translated from the exons ATGAGTCCACCCG ATTATTTGCCGGACCCCCTAGCcagagaagaagtaaaagattaCTCCAAAGTGTTCCTGAGCTTCCGTGGCAGAGACACTCGGACTGGCCTCGCTGATCTCCTCCACAGGAGCCTGGTCAAAACAGGAATCCGCGTTTACAGAGACAAAAACGAGCTCTGCCGAGGCAAGGTGTTCGGCCTGAAGCTTCTAAGTGCGATCACAAGGTCCAGGATCTTGATCCTGATCATCTCGGAAAATTATGGCTCGAAAGCATGGTGCCTCTGTGAGCTTGCGCAGATGATGGAGTGCAGGAGAAACAAGGCAGGGTATACGGCGTTGCCTGTATTTTATGGGGTGAAGCCATGCGACGTTCGACACCAGGCAGGGAGATTCGGCGATGGGTTCCAATCCGGTACGTGGCGGTTCGATGACTAG